A window of the Teredinibacter franksiae genome harbors these coding sequences:
- the tsaE gene encoding tRNA (adenosine(37)-N6)-threonylcarbamoyltransferase complex ATPase subunit type 1 TsaE, translating into MVDVSFQQVLEDESATVKAGEKLGQYLAGGAVIYLTGVLGAGKTTLCRGILRSFGYSGAVKSPTYTLVEPYEFGNNTVFHFDLYRLGDPEELEYMGIRDYFQARSVCLIEWPDKGEGFLPKADILAELKPQGYCRKLALTAFTERGEQIVCQL; encoded by the coding sequence GTGGTTGATGTGAGTTTTCAGCAAGTACTGGAGGACGAAAGTGCCACGGTCAAAGCGGGTGAGAAACTGGGGCAATATTTGGCCGGTGGGGCGGTAATTTATCTGACCGGAGTGCTGGGGGCTGGCAAAACCACTCTATGCCGGGGTATTCTCCGGTCTTTCGGGTATTCAGGTGCGGTTAAGAGCCCCACCTATACTTTAGTGGAGCCGTACGAATTTGGGAACAACACGGTGTTTCACTTTGATTTGTATCGCCTCGGAGACCCAGAGGAGTTAGAGTACATGGGTATTCGCGATTACTTTCAGGCACGCAGTGTGTGTTTGATTGAGTGGCCCGACAAAGGCGAAGGCTTTTTGCCTAAGGCCGATATACTGGCCGAACTAAAGCCGCAGGGGTACTGTCGAAAACTAGCGTTAACGGCGTTTACCGAACGCGGGGAACAAATTGTTTGCCAATTGTAA
- a CDS encoding N-acetylmuramoyl-L-alanine amidase: MQRVKRIAVLLLVKVLLLCSMPTLAARVDSVRLWRAPDHTRLVFDLNGPVEHSVFPLKSPARLVVDIANTTNRTTLDSLDFSGTPIDQMRFGKHGNDLRVVLDLKSEVKPRTFVLVKHGDKKDRLVVDLYDAKTETVRTVEQVVEMVSGNRDIIVAIDAGHGGEDPGALGPKRIREKNIVYKISQQLQRMVDAEPGYKAYMVRDGDYYIPLRERRNKARKVRADIFVSIHADAFTNPKAKGASVYALSRRGATSETARFLASKENEADLIGGVGGVNLDEVDGALAGVLLDLSMTASLANSLDAGDKVLKEIGRMTRLHKRHVEQAFFTVLTSPDVPSILVETGFISNPEEAGKLNTFAHRKKIATAIFTGVKKYFHETPPAGSLVAWNKNGGSHNVVQHTIARGDTLTGLASRYNVSVTRIKAVNDLKDSSIKIGQIIKIPAS; the protein is encoded by the coding sequence ATGCAACGGGTAAAGAGAATAGCTGTTCTCTTGCTGGTGAAAGTGCTTTTGCTCTGCAGTATGCCCACGTTGGCCGCGCGGGTTGATAGTGTCCGCCTCTGGCGCGCGCCAGATCATACCCGTTTGGTTTTTGATCTCAACGGCCCCGTTGAGCATTCGGTTTTCCCACTGAAATCACCGGCTCGTCTCGTTGTTGATATTGCCAACACCACTAACCGCACAACCCTTGACTCCCTGGATTTCTCCGGCACCCCCATAGACCAGATGCGATTTGGTAAGCATGGCAATGACTTGCGGGTCGTACTCGATTTGAAATCTGAGGTGAAGCCTCGAACCTTTGTGCTGGTTAAGCACGGTGATAAAAAAGATCGGCTGGTGGTTGACCTCTATGATGCAAAAACCGAAACAGTAAGAACTGTAGAGCAGGTAGTTGAAATGGTCAGTGGCAATCGCGATATTATTGTCGCGATTGATGCCGGTCACGGTGGTGAAGACCCCGGTGCTTTGGGGCCAAAAAGAATTCGTGAAAAAAATATCGTTTACAAAATAAGCCAACAATTGCAGCGAATGGTGGATGCGGAGCCAGGCTACAAGGCGTATATGGTACGTGATGGAGATTATTACATCCCCCTGCGAGAGCGGCGGAACAAAGCCCGGAAAGTACGTGCTGATATTTTTGTCTCAATTCATGCTGATGCGTTCACAAACCCAAAAGCAAAGGGGGCTTCGGTGTACGCGCTTTCCCGACGCGGAGCGACATCTGAAACCGCTCGCTTTCTCGCATCGAAGGAAAACGAAGCCGATTTAATTGGTGGTGTGGGTGGTGTAAATCTCGACGAGGTAGATGGTGCTCTCGCTGGAGTGTTATTGGACCTTTCAATGACGGCCTCATTAGCAAACAGTTTAGATGCCGGGGATAAGGTGTTAAAAGAAATTGGCAGAATGACGCGTTTACATAAGCGTCATGTTGAACAGGCTTTTTTTACGGTGCTGACATCGCCCGATGTGCCTTCGATTTTGGTGGAAACAGGCTTTATATCTAATCCTGAAGAAGCGGGAAAACTTAACACTTTTGCTCACCGCAAAAAGATAGCAACGGCTATTTTCACCGGTGTTAAAAAATATTTTCATGAAACACCGCCGGCAGGCTCATTAGTGGCCTGGAATAAAAACGGTGGTAGTCACAACGTGGTGCAACATACCATTGCGCGTGGTGATACGCTCACGGGGCTTGCCAGTCGCTACAATGTTAGTGTTACACGCATTAAAGCGGTTAATGACCTCAAAGACTCCTCTATTAAAATTGGGCAGATAATTAAAATACCTGCTTCCTGA
- the mutL gene encoding DNA mismatch repair endonuclease MutL, with translation MNRIQKLSPRLANQIAAGEVVERPASVIKELVENSLDAGAQQLDIEIESGGTKLIRVRDNGSGINKDDLPLALDRHATSKILSLDDLEAVGTLGFRGEALASISSVARLKLTSNTGASESGWCVEAEGREMSAVLTPAGHPRGTSVEVRDLFFNTPARRKFLRTDKTEYNRIEDVLKRLALSRFAQGFSLKNNGRVVHAWRPANSQAEKERRVAQICGPAFMENCVHVDIERAGLKLWGWVALPTFSRSQADLQHFYVNGRAIRDRLVSHAIKQAYQDVLYHGRHPAFVLYLEVDPANVDVNVHPTKHEVRFRDGRLVHDFLFRSLHQALADVRPSAASQPTSAETPGATEIIPEQGALGLAGRSPGSVFQSESIPAGMQVRELAEPVYQSQFQPRPSFSPAPADHAPLDFQQQGEIPPLGYAIAQLKGIYVLAENEHGMVLVDMHAAHERITYERMKGQQEQQKIQSQPLLVPQSMAVSEKEAGYAEEHNEIFVRLGFEIERAGPETLLIRQLPVILNNAKVEQLVRDVLADLVEFGTSQRIEHNINEILSTMACHGSVRANRKLTIAEMNALLRDMEATERSGQCNHGRPTWAQLTMSQLDKLFMRGQ, from the coding sequence ATGAATCGAATACAGAAACTAAGCCCTCGGTTGGCTAACCAAATTGCCGCAGGTGAGGTCGTTGAGCGACCGGCATCCGTTATTAAAGAGTTAGTAGAAAACAGCCTCGATGCGGGTGCTCAACAATTAGACATCGAAATTGAAAGCGGCGGGACAAAATTAATTCGGGTGCGCGACAACGGCTCAGGTATTAATAAGGACGACCTTCCCCTCGCCTTAGATCGTCATGCTACGAGTAAAATTTTGAGCCTTGATGATCTGGAAGCTGTTGGTACGCTGGGTTTTCGGGGCGAGGCTCTGGCCAGTATAAGTTCCGTCGCTCGGTTAAAGCTTACGAGTAATACTGGTGCCAGCGAAAGTGGGTGGTGTGTAGAGGCCGAAGGTCGTGAAATGTCCGCAGTGCTCACTCCAGCAGGCCATCCTCGGGGTACATCTGTTGAAGTGCGTGATTTATTTTTTAATACCCCCGCACGCAGGAAATTTTTACGCACGGATAAAACTGAGTACAACCGTATAGAAGACGTGCTGAAACGTCTCGCGCTTTCACGTTTTGCTCAAGGGTTTTCGTTAAAAAATAATGGCCGAGTTGTACACGCTTGGCGTCCCGCCAACTCCCAAGCGGAAAAAGAACGCAGAGTGGCTCAAATTTGTGGCCCAGCATTCATGGAAAACTGTGTGCATGTGGATATTGAGCGCGCGGGATTAAAATTGTGGGGCTGGGTTGCGCTGCCAACTTTTTCACGGAGCCAGGCGGACCTACAGCATTTCTATGTGAACGGCCGCGCGATTCGCGACAGGCTGGTGAGCCACGCCATAAAACAGGCTTATCAAGACGTGCTTTATCATGGTCGTCACCCTGCTTTTGTCCTATATCTTGAGGTCGACCCCGCAAATGTTGATGTGAATGTACACCCCACTAAACACGAAGTACGGTTTCGTGATGGCCGTCTAGTGCACGACTTTTTGTTCCGAAGTTTGCATCAGGCACTCGCCGATGTACGACCTTCCGCCGCGTCACAGCCAACAAGTGCGGAAACTCCTGGCGCGACAGAGATAATTCCTGAGCAGGGAGCGCTGGGTTTGGCGGGTCGCTCGCCTGGCTCGGTTTTTCAGTCGGAATCTATACCGGCGGGCATGCAGGTGCGAGAGCTTGCTGAGCCTGTGTATCAGTCTCAATTTCAACCGCGCCCTAGTTTTTCGCCTGCTCCCGCCGACCACGCGCCTCTGGATTTTCAACAGCAGGGTGAAATCCCGCCTTTGGGGTACGCTATTGCACAGCTAAAAGGTATTTATGTATTGGCGGAGAACGAGCACGGCATGGTTTTGGTGGATATGCACGCGGCTCACGAGCGTATTACTTACGAGCGTATGAAGGGGCAGCAAGAGCAACAAAAAATTCAGTCTCAACCGTTACTTGTGCCCCAGTCGATGGCGGTAAGTGAAAAAGAGGCGGGTTATGCTGAAGAGCACAACGAAATCTTTGTTCGCCTTGGGTTTGAAATTGAGCGAGCCGGACCGGAAACGCTATTGATCCGCCAGCTCCCGGTAATACTCAATAATGCCAAGGTCGAGCAGTTGGTGCGTGATGTATTAGCGGACCTGGTTGAGTTTGGGACCAGTCAGCGAATTGAGCACAACATTAATGAAATTCTTTCTACCATGGCTTGCCATGGTTCTGTGCGCGCAAACAGAAAGCTCACTATTGCTGAAATGAATGCTTTACTTCGAGATATGGAGGCTACAGAGCGCAGCGGTCAGTGTAATCACGGTAGGCCAACCTGGGCCCAGCTCACCATGAGTCAGCTAGATAAGCTATTTATGCGTGGCCAATAA
- the miaA gene encoding tRNA (adenosine(37)-N6)-dimethylallyltransferase MiaA, with protein sequence MGPTASGKTDLAIALHQRLGAEIISVDSALVYRGLDIGSAKPSVEELAAAPHRLIDIRDPSVPYSAANFAVDAKGEIEQVVSAGEIPLLVGGTMLYFKALLEGLSDMPASDAQTRQMIEKDALQRGWPALHAELAEIDPKTAAEIHPNHSHRIGRALEVYRISGKPISEFRTHLSGGLMEDYHWLQIAIAPRDRAILHRRIELRFDRMLSRGLIDEVQALFERKDLHADLPAIRAVGYRQVWGFLAGEFGFDDMRQKGIAATRQLAKRQLTWLRSWPGINWLDTQEETGELLSSEEIVSKALRILTETTI encoded by the coding sequence ATGGGCCCCACAGCGTCTGGAAAGACAGATCTAGCCATTGCGTTGCACCAGCGTTTGGGCGCAGAAATAATCAGTGTGGATTCGGCGCTTGTTTATCGGGGTTTGGATATTGGTTCCGCCAAACCCAGTGTCGAAGAGCTGGCGGCGGCTCCGCATCGATTAATTGATATTCGCGATCCATCAGTTCCCTATTCGGCAGCCAATTTTGCCGTCGACGCCAAAGGTGAAATCGAACAGGTTGTAAGCGCCGGTGAGATTCCGTTGCTGGTTGGCGGTACCATGCTCTACTTCAAAGCATTGCTGGAGGGTTTGTCTGACATGCCTGCCTCCGATGCTCAAACACGGCAAATGATAGAAAAAGACGCGCTGCAGCGGGGGTGGCCGGCATTGCATGCTGAGCTAGCCGAAATAGACCCAAAAACAGCCGCCGAGATACATCCTAACCATTCCCACCGGATAGGGCGTGCGCTGGAGGTGTACCGAATTTCCGGCAAGCCTATCAGTGAGTTTCGCACCCACTTATCGGGCGGTTTAATGGAAGACTACCATTGGTTGCAAATAGCCATTGCCCCGCGTGACAGAGCTATTTTGCACAGGCGCATCGAGTTGCGCTTTGATCGGATGCTGTCCCGTGGTTTGATTGATGAAGTGCAGGCGCTTTTCGAGCGAAAAGACTTGCACGCCGATCTGCCCGCTATTCGTGCAGTGGGGTACCGACAGGTGTGGGGGTTTCTGGCCGGCGAATTCGGTTTTGATGATATGCGCCAAAAAGGTATTGCCGCCACTCGTCAGCTGGCTAAGAGGCAGTTAACGTGGTTGCGATCCTGGCCGGGTATTAATTGGCTCGATACGCAGGAAGAAACAGGTGAATTGTTAAGTTCAGAAGAAATTGTGAGTAAAGCATTGAGAATTTTAACTGAAACCACAATATAA
- the hfq gene encoding RNA chaperone Hfq produces the protein MSKGHSLQDPYLNVLRKERIPVSIYLVNGIKLQGQVESFDQFVVLLKNTVSQMVYKHAISTVVPSRPVRVPMLNAEAGDSDEMDGGE, from the coding sequence ATGTCAAAAGGGCATAGCTTACAAGACCCTTACCTCAATGTGCTTCGTAAAGAGCGCATTCCTGTTTCTATTTATCTGGTAAATGGTATTAAGCTTCAGGGGCAGGTTGAATCGTTTGACCAGTTTGTGGTTTTACTAAAGAATACTGTAAGCCAAATGGTTTACAAGCACGCTATTTCCACCGTTGTCCCATCTCGACCTGTGCGAGTGCCAATGCTCAATGCAGAGGCCGGTGATAGCGATGAGATGGACGGCGGCGAATAG
- the hflX gene encoding ribosome rescue GTPase HflX, with the protein MFFERPDSGELAVLVHLELPRHAGTHDPREFEELVLSAGGDPAEMLSGQRSAPHAKYFVGTGKLEELEALVRELDAELVIFNHDLSPSQERNLEKVLECRVLDRTGLILDIFAQRARTHEGKLQVELAQLEHMSTRLVRGWTHLERQKGGIGLRGPGETQLETDRRLLRARIKTISKRLEKVRRQREQGRRARSRADISTVSLVGYTNAGKSTLFNAITGASVYAEDQLFATLDPTMRRIGLPDVGPVILADTVGFISNLPHRLVESFRATLEEAASADLLLHIIDAAADERLRNIEQVGLVLEEIGAHEIPQLLIYNKIDLMGDMSPRIDRDDQGRPVAVWLSAQRLAENGAGLDLLFEALAELLTDDIFHETIRLHASMGSLRARLYRQNAVLNEGYGNDGTCDLEIRLPKVDLMRMLSAEDVALDKLLTGPVSDIQQLAI; encoded by the coding sequence TTGTTTTTTGAACGACCTGATTCAGGTGAACTCGCTGTACTTGTTCATCTGGAGCTACCCCGACATGCAGGCACTCACGACCCTCGCGAATTTGAAGAGCTGGTGTTGTCAGCAGGGGGTGATCCTGCGGAAATGCTTAGCGGACAGCGCTCGGCACCTCACGCAAAATACTTTGTTGGAACCGGAAAGCTTGAGGAGTTGGAGGCGCTTGTGCGGGAGCTAGATGCCGAACTGGTGATTTTTAATCACGATCTCTCTCCGAGCCAAGAACGCAACCTAGAAAAAGTACTGGAATGTCGCGTTCTTGATCGTACTGGTTTAATTCTCGACATCTTCGCCCAGCGGGCACGTACTCATGAGGGCAAGCTGCAGGTTGAGTTGGCCCAGCTTGAGCATATGTCTACGCGCTTGGTTCGCGGTTGGACTCACCTGGAGCGCCAGAAGGGCGGGATTGGCCTGAGGGGCCCCGGAGAAACCCAGCTTGAAACCGACCGGCGTTTACTGCGCGCGCGCATCAAAACTATTAGTAAGCGTCTTGAAAAGGTACGCCGTCAACGTGAGCAGGGGCGGCGAGCGCGTAGTCGTGCGGATATTTCTACGGTATCCCTCGTGGGTTACACCAACGCCGGGAAGAGCACATTATTCAATGCAATAACAGGTGCCAGTGTTTACGCGGAGGACCAGCTGTTTGCAACGCTGGACCCGACGATGCGGCGCATAGGTTTACCTGATGTTGGGCCGGTAATTCTCGCCGACACCGTTGGTTTTATCAGTAATCTTCCTCACCGATTAGTGGAATCTTTTCGGGCCACCCTTGAAGAGGCTGCTAGTGCCGACCTTCTACTACATATTATTGATGCCGCTGCGGATGAACGCTTGCGCAATATAGAGCAGGTTGGTTTGGTATTGGAGGAAATTGGTGCTCACGAAATCCCTCAGTTACTGATTTACAACAAAATTGACCTTATGGGAGACATGTCACCGCGAATCGATCGCGATGATCAGGGGCGCCCGGTGGCGGTTTGGCTGTCTGCCCAGCGTTTGGCGGAAAATGGGGCTGGTTTGGATTTGCTATTTGAAGCCCTCGCTGAGTTACTTACCGATGACATCTTTCATGAGACGATTCGTTTACACGCCAGCATGGGCAGTTTACGCGCTCGTTTATATCGCCAAAATGCGGTGCTGAATGAGGGCTACGGCAATGATGGCACCTGCGACCTGGAAATTCGATTGCCAAAGGTAGACTTAATGCGCATGCTCTCTGCTGAGGATGTAGCCTTAGATAAGCTTTTGACCGGCCCAGTCTCAGACATACAGCAATTAGCAATATAA
- the hflK gene encoding FtsH protease activity modulator HflK, giving the protein MAWNEPGGNKDPWGGGNRGNDGPPDLDEALKNIQKKFSGLFGGGKNGGGKNAGFGFSWSIVALLIVIGLVIYAIVGAGIVNEQERAVILRLGTYNTTKDPGFRWNPPLVDKVYTINVTNVRQWSTSEQMLTKDLNIVDIKLSVQYIIEDARDFLLNVKDPENSLQQATNSALRHVAGSALMHDVLTEGREQVAFDIQALLQRYLNNYKTGIRVETVNIEDSNPPREVQGAFDEVIEAREDEERYKNQAEAYSNGIIPEARGGAQRVIEEATAYKEKVIAEAEGEAKRFEYLLTEYKKAPEVTRQRLYIDAVEDVMSNSSKVMVDVEGGNNMLYLPLDKIISSSQQSSSRSFTASELDALAERIKNQAELDDSGLTSRRREGR; this is encoded by the coding sequence ATGGCCTGGAATGAACCGGGTGGTAACAAAGACCCCTGGGGCGGCGGTAATCGCGGAAACGATGGTCCCCCTGACCTTGATGAAGCGCTGAAAAACATTCAGAAGAAGTTTTCTGGCTTGTTTGGTGGCGGCAAAAACGGGGGTGGGAAAAACGCTGGCTTTGGCTTTAGCTGGAGTATCGTTGCCCTGTTAATCGTTATAGGGTTGGTTATATACGCCATTGTTGGTGCGGGTATTGTGAATGAGCAGGAGCGGGCAGTTATCCTGCGGCTTGGCACATACAATACGACCAAAGATCCAGGATTTCGCTGGAACCCTCCGCTGGTCGATAAGGTATACACCATTAACGTAACCAACGTGCGTCAATGGTCTACCTCTGAGCAAATGCTCACCAAAGATTTGAATATTGTTGATATTAAATTGTCTGTGCAGTACATCATTGAAGATGCGCGCGATTTCTTGCTCAATGTAAAAGACCCAGAAAATAGTTTGCAGCAAGCCACCAACAGCGCATTGCGCCATGTGGCGGGTTCCGCACTGATGCACGATGTGCTCACCGAGGGGCGTGAACAGGTTGCGTTTGATATACAGGCACTCCTACAAAGATACCTGAACAACTATAAAACGGGTATTCGTGTAGAAACCGTTAACATCGAAGATTCTAACCCTCCGCGAGAAGTGCAAGGTGCTTTTGACGAAGTCATTGAAGCGCGAGAAGACGAAGAGCGGTATAAGAATCAGGCTGAGGCCTATTCGAACGGTATTATTCCTGAAGCTCGGGGTGGTGCTCAGCGCGTTATTGAAGAAGCAACGGCGTACAAAGAGAAAGTTATCGCTGAGGCAGAAGGTGAGGCTAAGCGCTTTGAATACCTGTTGACCGAATATAAAAAGGCACCGGAGGTTACTCGTCAACGCTTGTATATAGATGCCGTTGAGGATGTGATGTCTAATAGTTCGAAGGTGATGGTCGATGTTGAAGGCGGGAACAACATGTTGTATCTACCGTTAGATAAGATTATTTCAAGTAGCCAGCAGAGCAGTTCACGTAGCTTTACGGCCTCTGAGTTGGATGCCTTGGCTGAGCGAATAAAAAACCAGGCTGAGCTTGATGATAGCGGTCTGACTTCACGTCGTAGAGAGGGGAGATAA
- the hflC gene encoding protease modulator HflC, whose protein sequence is MTSRALFSLIGVIVAVFLLFSSLFIVNEYERGVMLHLGRVSNADLQPGLHAKIPFVQEVRKFDARILTLDARAERFLTVEKKSMMVDSFAKWRIINVGTYYTATNGEEARAKRLLEQRINEGLRNQFAQRSLQEVVSGEREQLMVNLTKQLNEFTQTSLGIEVVDVRVKRIDLPTEVSGPVYSRMRAEREREAQEHRSKGKEQAEIIRADAERQRTILEAEAYRSAELLMGEGDAQAASIYASAYTRDPEFYAFLRSLSAYRKTFNSKEDILLVDPDSEFFRYLKNSKGK, encoded by the coding sequence ATGACTAGTAGAGCTCTTTTCTCGCTTATTGGCGTTATCGTTGCGGTATTTTTATTGTTTAGCTCGCTGTTTATTGTTAATGAATACGAGCGCGGTGTGATGCTGCATTTGGGGCGTGTATCCAATGCGGATTTACAGCCGGGTCTGCATGCAAAAATTCCGTTTGTGCAAGAAGTGCGTAAGTTTGATGCGCGTATTTTGACGCTGGATGCTCGTGCCGAACGCTTTCTTACGGTCGAAAAGAAAAGCATGATGGTGGACAGTTTCGCCAAATGGCGCATTATTAATGTAGGTACTTACTACACCGCAACCAATGGTGAAGAGGCCCGCGCTAAGCGTCTGCTGGAGCAGCGTATCAATGAAGGTTTACGCAACCAGTTTGCTCAGCGTTCGTTGCAGGAGGTGGTTAGCGGTGAGCGTGAACAATTGATGGTTAATTTGACGAAGCAACTGAATGAGTTCACTCAGACCTCTTTGGGAATCGAGGTTGTGGATGTGCGAGTGAAGCGAATTGACTTGCCAACCGAGGTCAGTGGCCCAGTTTATAGTCGTATGCGTGCAGAGCGTGAGCGGGAGGCGCAGGAGCATCGCTCGAAAGGTAAGGAGCAAGCCGAGATTATTCGAGCAGACGCGGAGCGTCAGCGTACTATCCTTGAGGCTGAAGCCTACAGATCTGCTGAACTGCTGATGGGTGAAGGTGATGCTCAGGCGGCGTCTATTTATGCCTCTGCCTACACGCGGGACCCTGAATTCTATGCCTTTTTACGCAGCCTTTCGGCCTACCGTAAAACCTTTAACAGTAAAGAAGATATTCTGTTGGTGGATCCGGATAGCGAATTCTTCCGTTATCTGAAGAATTCAAAGGGTAAATAA
- a CDS encoding DUF2065 domain-containing protein: protein MWEEFGKAFCLMLIMEGIMPFLYPDRWRKLVATLATISDRDLRVMGLVSMLIGLGVLLFLTN, encoded by the coding sequence ATGTGGGAAGAGTTTGGTAAGGCGTTCTGTCTGATGTTGATCATGGAGGGGATAATGCCCTTTCTGTATCCTGATCGGTGGCGCAAGCTGGTTGCTACCTTGGCAACTATCAGCGACCGGGACTTGAGAGTGATGGGCCTGGTGAGCATGCTGATTGGCCTTGGTGTGTTGCTATTTTTAACGAATTAA
- a CDS encoding ATP phosphoribosyltransferase regulatory subunit: MSRVDRWLLPDGIEEMLPEDASRVESLRRRLVDGFRGWGYDYVIPPMVEFTDSLLTGSGSDIELLTFKITDQISGKTMGIRADMTPQAARMDAHSLDREGVNRLCYAGHVLHTRAKAALASRTPIWAGVELFGEPGIDADLEVISLLLESLATAGFEKQYIDIGHVGIFRALAEVAELSEADEEALFTLLQAKATTEIEQWLEAFIADEDIRNWFNELPRLSGGVNVLTKAQAVFAYAPAEVAAALDELITLAAVLQPRYPQAQLHFDLSELRGYHYHTGIVFGAFAPGLGEAIANGGRYDHIGQAFGRPRPATGFNVDLTAISRVQQSESIRVWGIFVPASESDKQWQKVRELRAAGDRVVMALSGQEKPLDHQSCDRVLIENGETFVVESL; this comes from the coding sequence ATGAGTAGAGTGGATCGCTGGCTGTTGCCAGACGGTATCGAAGAAATGCTGCCTGAAGACGCGAGTAGGGTAGAAAGTTTACGTCGTCGATTGGTTGACGGTTTTCGGGGGTGGGGGTACGACTATGTTATTCCGCCAATGGTAGAATTTACCGATTCGCTGCTGACAGGTTCCGGAAGTGACATTGAGCTGCTGACCTTTAAAATTACAGACCAAATCTCTGGTAAGACCATGGGTATTCGCGCGGACATGACGCCACAGGCTGCGCGAATGGATGCGCACAGCCTAGACCGCGAAGGCGTGAATCGCCTTTGCTATGCAGGCCATGTGCTGCATACCCGCGCAAAAGCAGCATTGGCGTCGCGTACCCCTATTTGGGCTGGGGTTGAATTATTCGGCGAGCCAGGCATCGATGCTGATCTTGAAGTTATAAGCTTACTACTGGAATCACTGGCCACCGCGGGTTTTGAAAAGCAGTATATTGATATTGGTCACGTTGGCATCTTCCGCGCTTTAGCGGAAGTAGCCGAGCTAAGCGAAGCTGATGAAGAGGCTTTATTTACGCTGTTACAGGCCAAGGCAACGACGGAAATTGAGCAATGGTTAGAGGCATTCATTGCTGATGAGGACATACGTAACTGGTTTAATGAGTTGCCCCGGCTTTCGGGTGGCGTCAATGTTCTGACCAAAGCCCAAGCTGTGTTTGCCTATGCTCCCGCCGAAGTTGCTGCCGCGCTGGATGAACTGATTACACTGGCTGCAGTGTTGCAACCACGTTACCCGCAAGCACAGCTTCACTTTGATTTAAGTGAATTGCGTGGGTATCACTACCATACGGGTATTGTTTTCGGTGCGTTTGCGCCAGGTTTGGGTGAAGCTATTGCTAATGGTGGTCGTTACGACCATATCGGCCAAGCCTTTGGTCGGCCGCGCCCTGCTACGGGGTTCAATGTTGACCTCACCGCAATAAGTCGCGTTCAACAGAGCGAAAGCATTCGGGTATGGGGTATATTTGTTCCCGCCTCAGAAAGCGATAAGCAGTGGCAAAAGGTACGTGAATTGCGAGCGGCAGGAGATCGGGTCGTTATGGCGTTGTCCGGTCAGGAAAAACCGTTGGATCACCAGAGTTGTGACCGTGTTTTAATCGAAAATGGCGAAACGTTTGTTGTCGAAAGCCTGTAA